The DNA region CCAAAGCATTAGCAACAAAGTCATGTCTCTATAACTCCTAAGCAAAGCAACTCCGGTCTGTGGCTTAAAATAACTTGCATCACATCATGCACGTGTGTGAGCTGAACACGTTTTATTTGTTATTTTGCAATAGAAATACGTGTCTGTTAGTTAAAGCAAAACTTCCAACGGTACCTTTAACCGCCCCTTTACACCATCATAAAACATCATGATCAGGGCAACAGACAATATCGAATGAAAACACACTCAGGATTTCCTGTAAAGGTTTTAACCTTTTCTATGATGCCACTTATTCAGCAATAAAAATCAACAATGAAGTCAATAGATCACCTTTTATTTTAAAGACTGTGCATAATTTTACATATAAAGTAAAATGTACAGTGTTTCGTCTTTTAAATCTATGAAAGCTGCACGTTATTTTAAAAATACAGTTCGGAGCCTATAGATTTTATTCCAAAAACACGATGTTTATCCCATGCTAAGAACTCAAaagccagttttttttttctacaGATAAAGCTATCTACGCCCAAAGAGATATTAAACAAATACCCAGAACCACAACTGCAATGAAAACATACACCACAGAAGTCAAATATTACTAAAATGGCTCAACTTCGAAAGAATAGTCGAAGAATTTCTTAATGAAATAAGTCATTTAATAACCAGAATGTCAATAACTTAACACTGAATTACATCAATAAATAAAAAGTTAAACCTCTCCAGAGCAAACAAAGAAACAAAATTTTAAGACACCATATACATACAGAAATCGTGCGCTTGTCACGTAAAAATGTTTCTGCTTTAACAGCAACACATCAAAATCTGTAAGAATATATCTATATGTGCATCAAGTTCATTGGATGATATTTACAATATTCAGGTACACAACCAGGTACCTTTATTTtattatttcttttaaaaagatAGGCCAGTACTAAACAACGAAGTATTTCAGCAGTGCATCAATCGCCCGTGGTCATGAAAATTTGCAGatttattttaattttcctaaacgCACCTCTAAACCTCTTCCCTCCAGTAAACAAAACACAAAGgatgaattaaaaataaactgtACTCGAAATCGAAGCAGATCTCACGACCGTTACACCGACGTTGCATTTTTAATGATCGATCGGCAAAGATCAGGTCTTACACTCAGGGTTTGAACCTTCTTGCGCGTTGTCACAGAATGCAAGAGGGtcacccagggaaaaaaaaatgccGAAATAAAAACCGGTTGAAATTTGATACACATATATGCGCATGTTAAATCCTTTCCAATTTCCCTTTTATTTTGGACGGGGGCTGGCGGGGGTTGGGAGAAAAGGTGGCGTGTTGTCAGCCGAACATCAAGGATTTACATTTCTCCTCGAATTTTCGTCCTTCTTcgatatagatacttttcaaaagAATAAATACACGGACAATTCTTAACTTGTCCAATCATTTTTCTTACACTCTCTGAATCAACATACTATATTAAATATTAAATAATTCAATAACCCCTTTATTTACTCCTCTTATCACAACTTGAATTAAACAGGCGGAATTAATTCGAGTGAACACGAAATTAACTTTGGAGACGATTTGAATGAATAATTCAGGCTCAGAATGTTTGGTAGTAATCTAATAATAGCCTTCAGACACAAGGAGAGGTCTCCAGGCTGTTCACACAGCCATCCCCATTAACCGCGTAGAGATTTTTTTATTGTTGTTGGGGGTtggtggagagggggggggggggggggaaggggtttcAAACTGAAATTTAAAGGGACATTGGAAGTGATCATCCAGGTTTCTAAAGAAACTGCAGAAAGATAATGTCCACTGAGCGCAGTGATATGATTTGCCAAAAAAAATTAAGACGAACTTGTATATTTCTTATGATGATGGAAGAGCTCTGTGGAAAAGCATCAGTGCAATCGTTAAACAATCCATAGCAAGAGACTGCACGAGAACTTGTATCAAATGTTCGAGTAAAAGTCCTGCTCTTTACTTCAGTTTAACGGATCGGATGTGTCTGTACCAGTGTATTACAAGGCACAGAGGGAACAGAGGTGTAGAAAAGGTGACCCTTAGATGAACAAAAAGAACGAGCACAATCCAAAACATGAAGCTCAGGTCAATGTTACAGCAAGTTTGCCAACACTATCATTTCAGTTCAGCCGGTACTCATTCGGTTGCTGTAAACGTAGCGAGTTACGATTGTTTgattttcaaaataaaacaaaaagaaagaCATTGTTGCATTTGTTCATCTGTATAACCTGAAATTCTCAGTCTAGCGCAAAGTCTCAATCGGGTTTTGGCGAGTCCAGTTTCGCTGGCAGTGTGGGGTGGCattgagaaagaaagaaaagtctTACTTGTTGGCGATCAGGTCCTTGCAGCCAAGTCCACGTGAACTCTCTCCAtcagggggagtgagggagtgggtgaggggagggagggaatgtacAGTCTGGGGCTTCTCCAGTTGCTCTTCTGCCCCCCTCCAGGAGTCCGGCTAGTGGCCCGCGGAGTATTTCATGCGCTTCTGTTTCTGCCGCTGGTTGCAGAACCAGACCCTGACCACGTTCTTCTTGAGGTCGAGCTTCTCGGCGATGGCGGCGATCTTCTCGGAGGAGGGCCGCGGCTGGATGGCGAAGTAAGCCTCGAGCGAGCGCTTCTCCGGCGCGGCGATGGACGTGCGCTTCCGCTTCTTGTCGGCGCCGTTGAAGAGCTCGGGCTTGCTGAGCTTCTCCCGGTGAGACTTCTCGGCCTCCTCCAGCCAGGCCTGCAGGATGGGCTTCAGCGCGATCATGTTGTTGTGCGACAGGGTCAGCGACTCGAAGCGGCAGATGGTGCTCTGGCTGAGCGAGCCCACGCCCGGGATCTTCAGGTTGGCCAGCGCCGAGCCCACGTCCGCCTGGGTCACTCCGAGCTTGATGCGCCGCTGCTTGAAGCGCTCGGCGAACGCCTCCAGGTCGCGGGGGTCGGCGTCCACCTCGCCCAGGCAGCCCGGCGCTAGCCCCCCGTGCGGGGAGGCCAGGCCGTGCCCGTGGCCGTGAGCGTGGCCGTGGGCAGCGGCGGCCGCCGCCGCCAGGCTCATGGCCTGGTGCATGTGGTTGATGGCGGCCATGTGGGGGggcggagggggtgggggtggcgggggcggcggcggcgggggtgggggtgggggtggagggggagcacTGGGGGGAGGCGGCGACACCACGCTGCCGTCCGGCCCGGTGATGGTGGGCAGCCCCAGGCCCGGAGACATGTGCTCCAGCAGCTCGCCGTCCAGGTTCTGGGGTGGcgggtgctgctgctgctgggggTGGTGCTGCTGGTGGTGCGGGTGGTGGTGCGGGTGCGCGTGCGGCTGCTGGGGGTGGTGCGAGTGGTGGTGCGGGTGcgggtggtgggggtgtgggtggtgggggtgCGAGGGCAGGGCAGGGGGGTGGCTGCTGATGGACGCCGAGCTGGAGCTGCACGGGATGCTGTTCATGGTGTGGTAGCTGGCGTCCGGCTTGAACGGCTGGCTCTTGCTGCTCGCAGCTCCAATCTCCACCGCCGCCAGCGCCTCAGCTCGGCCCACCAAACTTTCATCCAGCCCGCCGAATATATTGCTCTGCAATTGCAAATAGAATGCAGACATTCCTGTCAGCAGGGAATTCTCTCCACTCCAGGATTAAAACATTTCCAGAAtgttaaaaacacacacacacatacacacaaccacCCAGGTCATAAAAATTAATATGAAAGGCAAGCCAATCTGAATACATAAGTTGAAAGTATCCGAGGTGTTGGGTGATTTGCTGTGCAgacatgaaaaaaaaacatcaagCAGACAGGGGGAGTGAGATGAGGGGGTGGGAGGGCGCTGGGTGGATGGtggaagagggagggagtgggggaggaggttgggggtgggggttccTGCTGTCAAACTTGTGCCTTTAAGCGGTGATTATGCAGATACATACATACCGGGGCTGTTGGCAAGTACACTCGGCACATCGTCTCGgagctgctgttgctgctgccgccgccgccgccgctgcTGCTGGACGGGCTGGAGGACAAGTTGGAGGCAGGCGACGAGTGCAGGCTGGAGTACTTGGGTTCGgccaggctggaggaggaggacggCGGCATGCCGAACGCCTGCTTCCCGTTCAGcggcatcatcatcatcatcttgGGGCGGGGGCTGGCGGCGCCCGCTTGGAATCCCGCGCGGAGCTGGCCGGGTCTCGCTCCGCTGCTGCTATTGCACACCTTGCCCGAGCAGGTGGCTCGTGGCAAGACATGAAGGGACTTTTTTCCCCgggtcactctctgtgtgtgtgtgggagagacagagggagcgcgcgcgtgtctctgtgtgtatcaacTCTCCGGCTGCCAGTGTGCGCGTGCTGCTGTGAGCCGATGCTGAGCGCCGATTGGTCGCAGGCTGGCTCGGCTGCACGGGGTCTCACGGGCGGAAAGGCACTCGCGCTTTAGCCTGTCGCGTTCCATCCACCTGGTGGGAGCTGAagagaaacaaaccccagaatctTGCACTCCGGAGAATCTCGACCCATTAGCATGTCCGTGGAATAATACGCATGCGGGATGCTCTCCCAAACCACCCACCCCTTTCAGCGCGCTCACTATAGTTAGCAGCCCCTAAATAAGGGTTGATGATTACCCCACACCGATTCTGTTTTCCCCGCAGAATTACCAATCTACAGATACGACTGCTAAATTAACATTCTGTAGATTTTTATTAAAAGGAGCACCAGTCGAACTACAGTATTCACGTTTTGGTTTCGTTTTAGGTGTTTATCTGCGACGCGAAGACTTCAATAATATGTTTCATTGTGGCTGACTTTCCACTTTATGACACAGTTTATTATAAATTATTTTCAACCTAGAGATATTTTCCACATTCTTACATATGTAGAGTACTTAATGCTTAGATGTTCAGCACGACTAACCTTGCAAAATATTTACCAAATATTGCATTCATTTGGCATATTGTCTATTAGGTTGGTGGAGATTTTGAGTTTGTATAACCTTCCTGCAATTTCAGTGGCAATCAGGAAATTATATTGCACTACTTGCACTACTACTCTTCTCAAAGCACGGTGAAACAAAATAAATCAAACTTAAAAGCTTGCCTATCATTTAATTATCGCGCGAACAGCGCTTTCATTGCACCCGAAAAGAAGTTGAGCAACATCTCTAAGCAAATTATGACCAGGGCAGAGAGGAATTATTAGATTGAAATTTCATTTGGGCTCGAGAGACACGGGACTTCAAAATGTAATCTGCTGTGCCTCATCTGATTTGTATGCGTAATTCcctttgacaaatttattagtTTTCATAATagtgaaaaaaaaaattgagaagGAGCGGGCTAATATCTTGTATCTATAAATTGTACATGTGTCATTCATGAAGGCTAGTCTACATGAAGTCTAATATTTATAGCAATTTAAAGAGAATATCTCCTCAATTTTAGTATTTGATAAAGAACCACACAATGCAGATTGTAGCTTCATCAGAAGGTTATTAACACGAAATTAATACGACTTTTGATACCTCATCAGAGAGGTAATTAAACCCCGAAATTATGTACTAATTAACAAGGATTGTCCAATTTGCTTAATCTATTATAAAATTCAACAGAGTTGATTTATTCTTCCCCAGAACTGTTCACAGCACGTTTTAATATGCAGTGCATCAGTTCTTATTAACATATGTTGCGTTAGGTTTTGTTTAAAATTACGGTAATTATACAGGCTAACTAAGATTGTTCTTAAAATCAAAGTTTAGAACCAAGTTCTGATATCTGCTTAGAACAGCTGAGCAACATATCATAGTGTCTTGAGTTGTTACAATTATAAAATGATTTCTAAGTGTTCGAAACAATGTGTTGACAACCTTTCCTCAGAAATTCAGTTGGATTAACTGTACAGTATATGGAAGAGAATGAATTTCTGAATGGCAATTGTATATCGATTCTCTTACATATAAGCAAAGCCACCCGACGAGTTTACTTAAGAATCTATGAAAGTTGATTCTTCATTAGTTTTTGTCGGTGGTTATGCTATTGTGTATTCTACTTTTTCAATTTATAATACACGACTTTAAAACAATCAAGTTCAAGTTACGTGTTTATTTAAGTAGATTCACATAAAATTTAGAAGTGCGGAAAACTGTTGTCGCAACAACTTCAGTTTTCGGTTTATGTGGCAGCAGTATTTGTAAAGACCTCCAAAACCTGCTAATTTACAACTGGTAACCGGCAGGTGCAAGAAGTTTATTCCTGTGAAAATATGTGTCAGTGGAGTAGTACACTTTAAGGACGCTTACTTGATAAGAATTGAAGAACGTTGGTGCAGAATGATTTCTGTTGATAGAACAACCTGAGATATCCAGCGACTTAGACCTGGCAGACTACTGCGTATTGCACTTTGAATCTGAACAAAATATGCTTTTAAAATACTGCTCACATAGGAATAAGCAAATCAACTGAAGTTGTCAGTTACTTTGAACTGATTTCCCTCACTGCTGCTTACCCATTACTGACAGATGCAACTGGGTTTAAGTCGGAGTATACGGGGTTTTCTGCCTATATTTACCATATTTACACTGATTAACGAGATGCAAACAATTCTTCAAATGGAAGTAGGTGAAGGCATTGACTCGAAGATATAGCGTGATTATGAATATCAATTCAATATTTTAACAGCTTGTGAAAAATGTTGATTCAATGTCATTTGTAGTGTGTTAAACGTCCAGCTGTATTTAactgctgcttcacagaacaGTGTTGATTGAAAAAGATCAATACAAATGAATTCTATAAATGCTCAGCAGCTTGGTTGTGGTTTGGTATAAGACTGAGCTCGAACGCCCCGTAGTAGTAGTTTAGATAGTACAGGGAGGACCACTGGAGAAGAGAAAGGGATAAAGGATACACAAGCAAAAGTGGGCAGTTTTTAAGATTGTGACTGGGGCAGCAGCTATAACACGTGGGTATTGAAGAATAACTGCACGCCGACACATAACTGATGGGAAAAAAGTATCATTGGGCAGGGGAAAAAAATGAAAATGATAAAACAACAGATGAATTGGGGAGAAGCTGGGCTTGTATTAAGTGAAATAAGTGCAAAAGATGAAAATGAGActttggtgacagagagaaagaaagacgtGTAGGTTCGATAAGTGAGAGTCAGGTGTGAGAATGAAATGGAAAGCATTCCCGGCGAATGAGCTTTGAAGAACAACCATGTGCAAGAAGTTGGCAGACAAAGATAGACAGTAATCAGTGACGTGACCACAAACGAGGAGAACAAGTTTCATTTATGATAATCAACAAAAATGGAACAATATATACCGAAATTAAAAAAGAAAGGTAATATTTATAGAGGTAACTGGCTGAAGGAGGAAACGAGGAGCGGGAATGAAGGCATCCGTGCTGCAGATCAAGATAGGCAAGCCAAGTTCTTTAATGTACGATAGCTTTTACCATTGCCCCCACTATCGAAACATTTCTAGGTGCCCCAAAGCAATAAAAAAACTGCTAGTAAAAGTGCAGTGCATTAGCTATCATACAAAATGCCATCAGTCTTCAACCAGCTTGAGCACACAAATGGACGGCTTAACATTTGAGCGGCCTTCTGAATCCGGTCCGCAGAAACCAGTTAGGGAAATCACCGTCTCCTCGTGTAGACACATGTTCTGATTTATGATAAAAGTTTAACGAAATCATTTATATTTCAGCGATTCTAAATCCTGCATAATATTTTGTATCCACCATGGCATATATGTTAAAGGAAAACATGCTCCTTCCATTATCAAGTTATACAAATAACGCCGAAGGTTTTCTAATCTTCTGATTAAAGTTACACTGAGGTAACATTCCAAGAACATTTGTTTTATAATACGTAGATGTTTATTTGTGCACAatataaagaagaaaataaaacataGGAAGGTAAAATAAAATATAGGACCGGGACCCCCCACAAAATTTTGCATATACGCCAAAGAAATTTTTTTTGCGTTTGTGTCTAAATATAATAAAAGATAGAACTTAACGCAATTTTCTTTTCTGTAAATTGACTGTTTCAATCGAGCTAATAACTTAGAAATGGTATTGGCTGGAATAAAATATTGGTACGGATACTTTATTAGCATTATAAGTGATTAAGATTTGATATTGGGGGGTTTCTTTCCTTACATTAAATCCCGTGAGTATCAGTTGGATAAAATGCAAATATGACTGCAGTATGTGGGGTCTTTGTGGCTTGGGTGATGTGAAATATGGTTTGGTCAAGTGAAGTCACGAATTACTGACAAATTATGGGAAATGATTTCTTGGTTCCTTTCAGTAATTAAGTTTCGATTTGCAGCGTTTATTCTTCTGCCGAGAAGCGTTTGCTGCAATAAATTTGAAGTCTCAATTGATTGCTCCTGGCTTTAAGTTTTGATTTCGTGATAAGACTCCACATTTCATGAAAGAGCAAATAATCCTACTGCATGAATTCAGATTTCAGTGTTCAACTCATTTACATTTGACAGTTATAAAATGTCCAGCATCCTTGATTTTTAACCTTTAAACTTCTTCCTTTCACGTTTAATAGACTTTACTGGGCTGACTACAATTACAATGGATACAATACTTTGTTCTGTATCAAACATATATCCAACAGATTTTTCTTCTTTTATTATAGGTTTCCAACATCGACAATGTTCTGCTTTTTGAATAGCAGTCAACTTTACATTAGGGTGTTTCGTGATTCTAAAAAAATATGGTCAAAATAAGAGATATTTTGAATTGTTAGATTTCGGTGAAGGGGACTTCCCGCGAGTAAAGCAGAGTCCAAAGTTTAAACCCGCAAGTTATTTTGCGGCTTTGCTTTTAAGGCACCAGCGTAACTTGTTAGTCGTGTTAGCTGTGTTTTCCCAACACTCAGCCAATACCCGTGAAGTTGCAAGAACTAGTGGGTTTACTTTTAGGCGCAGTCCAATTCTAGCCTATTCTATAGCTGTGTTTAACCCTGTCTTGCTGATATGTTTGGCTCCTGGGCTATGCGCAACTACTATTTAGGGAAAAAAAACAAGCCTCTTGTCCGCTCTTAGAACATTAAAACACAGCGGGAGAGGAATGCGGATCTTCACGAGCATTTTTATTTTCCTCAGATTAATGCCAGTTGACAGTTTAATCTGCTTTTATCACATGTCACTACAGAGACCGGATTAACTTGGTAACTAGTGGAATAAGGTGGCCAGACACCAGTAATTGTGACTCACACTAATATCCAATGATTAAAGAATGTTCAGATGCATATGCACACTTCCGCTAGTAAGACTATTTTGTCATACTCGTACTCAGATAGACAAGATCAACAGAATGGCTACCTACTTTCCCATACCTCGAAATGTTCTATGTTTCGGCTtcatctggaatcacatgtacaGGTCAGGTCATCACTGGGCAGAAATACCGTGAGGGCATTAAATAGGGCACGGGAGAAGTTTGTTAGGATGCTCTCAGGGCTGAGAAACCTTAAAAAATGGATCGGCAGTAGTTGAGGGTAGGTTCGATTAAGTACGTAATATTATGAGGAGCCTAGAGAGAGTGTATAGGAAGAACTTTAGGCCAATGAttggggcatagctttaaagtgaGTGATACAGGCATGACAGGAGGGTTGAGCGTATGTTTTTCTCTTTCAGGAGTGGTCTGAAATTGACTAATTGAATGGAAAGTAGAATAGAAACTTTCAACACATTTGGAACACGCCTTGCCAATGCATTTGAAGTGCTGTAGCAAAAGGAATATTGTCTGAGACCCGGAAGTTGAAATTAGGTTGGAAACGTCATTTTTTTCGCCAGCTACACACGATGAACTGAATACTGATATCCCGAAATGTTCTACTTTTCATGATTAGGGACCAACAGCAGACATATTGAAAATAAGAGCACTAAGTGCCCTGAAGTACTCTATCTTTTTTAGTGGCTTCATTCTGAGCTGGGTTCTACAAGAACTTGAAAGGATAAGAAAGTGGCCGTCTTTCGAAAAGAGAAGAGATGACTGAGTGCGGATCTAACACAGCTCTTTAAAGTAATCGAACACTTCCGATTGAAAGAGAATGCTTGCTTCTGTGGGAAAGGACATCACTAGAAGCTATCATATAAAATAGTCACCAAGAAATCCAATCGGGCATTCAGGCCAAACTTCTTTGGTTGAATAAAGCTGAGTGTAATCAACTCCCTACCGTGGGGATAGAAAATATTGATCCATTTCGGGGGAAGCATGACACGGTAgcaacagtggttagcactgctgccccactgCGACAGGCACCaggattcaattccagctttttgggtgactatgtggagtttgcacgttcgtcTCCCGGTGTCGGTGTGAGTTTCtttcccacggtccaaagatgtgaaggttagttggattggccatgctaaattgccctttcGTGTCCAGGGAGATGCGGGCTTTGGGAGTCAACCAAGAGAAACGCGGAGTTACGGTATAGGATAGGGTGGGATAGTCTTTGGAGGCTCGGTACAGACTTGctggattgaatggcctcttcctgctcttTGGGGATTTCTGTGAAGCTAGATGAGCTCAGACAGTAGAGGGAAATAGATGTTACGATTATGGACAGTGGGGCGTGAACTGGTTTGGAGAATGGTCTGTTCCTGTGAATCCTAAGAATATGGTACGAAATGATACTTGGGGAAGCGACACTTTTAGATATAAATTGACTCCAAATTACGTTGTTTCAATGCATCTACAAATGTATTGTCCCTTCACTAGTTTGGCTGTAACCAATGGATTTGGCGTCTTTTCACTTGCTGATCAGCTACATCTTTGAGATAATAATGTGGCGTCACAGAGACTCCACTGTGGAATGGTGGAATCTCTGTGACGTCAATCTGCCTGTGAATAGTTTGGGAACTGAATCCTGCAGAAATCACTGTCTAATACACAGAAATGGTAAGTCAGATTAGTGTTTCacgaaaaaaaaactgaactatTTATATCCAAATTCAGATTATTTTATAATTCTTCTTACTAAAATATTTTGGGTCCTTACATTTCAGAGATCCCTATGTCAATCTAAACTTTGGTTTCTATGTCGGAAGCTTATAGTGTGATTGATTCGGAATCACTTTTGAGGGATACCAAGACCATATGCTTTAGCACTAATAATTAGATTGTTCGTCAAATATAAAATTCTCTTAAAGGTAACACTTGAAAGTACATGTACTGGTAAATGTGCACTGGAAAACAGAGGACCTCCATAGACGCGACGGACCGAAATGCTTCCAACTTCGCAAAAGTTCTATGATTCTGAAATACATGACAAATATGAAACGAGGATTCTGATATACCATATTTCCTAAGCACTAAATGTCGGATAACCCAGTTTTTACAAACGTTATTGATCTCAGACCCGTAACCTCTTATCCATCACAGGTCGCATTTTAAAGTAACATTTTGCAAGCCCGCTGTTTCTGAAGTGTATTTTATAGTATGAGCAGAGTTGGATCGAACATAATCCATTATGCAATACGCAGACATCATAAGCACCGAGACAAGTCTGTAAGTGAAATACCAGTACTGTATGCCTTTCGATCATAGCTAAAATCCTTTTTTATATAATATATTCGCAACCGAAGCCATGCCAGTAGACAAGGGTTTTGAAGAGTGTTGTTTGTGGGATGGTGTATTCCCTTTCATCAAAAGGTTGGGCATCTTTTGAGAATCTTTTGAGAATACACTGAGTTTTTGACGCGCTGGAAATCATGAGGTTTTTATGTTCTAAAGTCCAGAGGAGGGAGGTCCACTGGAAGTCTCTCCTTCGAGGCGATCTCACCCTGCCTCGTGGCGAAATCAAGTCTTTATTCCTAACTGAATCATCACAACATGGATGTTACATAAGTTAACTGATGGACAATGTAAAACTTTTGGGAAAACACCCTTACATTTGAACTTTCTTCccaagaagttcctctgttcgAAACTTCCCAAACAAGCTGTGAAGATAAACTGTAGTCCTGAGCCGGCAATGTCAAGATTCATGGccatacagtacggaaacagacacttcggtttGACTAGtccatgttcccaaaccaaactagtcccactggcTGCATTCGGCTCATtgccctccaaacttttcctattcatgtacttatccaaatgtcatgttgtaactgtacttgaatccaccacttcctctagcagttcattccacaaagttgtccctcaagtcctttttaaatctttctccccctCCTTAAAACTATGCGTCCTACTTTTGAACTCCCTCACTCCAGAGGAAAGACCCTTGCCCTTCTCCTAATTTATCCCCTTATGGTTTTATAACCACTATAAAGTCACCCCctgccaccaccacccccccccccccaccccctaaactccagtgaaagtCCAGCCTAACCAGTCtacctttataactcaaaccctccattcctggcaacatcctggtaaatctttcggaagtcttccaatttaataatattcttcctatagtagggcgactaGAACTGGATACATTACTCCAGAAGAGGCTGCACCAATGTCCCTTAcatcctcaacatgatgtcccaactcctatactcatgtctgagtaatgaaggaaagcatgctaaatgccttcttaaccatcctgtccacatgtgacacaaatttcaaagaattatgttccTGAACCCCGAGTTCTCTTTTTTCTACAACACCATCCAGGATCctgtcattaattgtataagtcctgcccttgtttgttttaccaaaatgcaatacctcatatttatccaaattaaactccatctgccactcttcagcacATTGACcgaattgatcaagatctctttgtacccTTGGGTAATCGTCTTTACTGTCGACTATATTatcaagtttggtgtcatctgcaaacttactaaccatgtctcctaaattctcaaattatttatataaacttCTTCCACCATGCCTCATTATTGGTTATTTATTTCTGAGAAGGTCTGAATGATGTCTGCTCAGAAAGAAGAAATACAAAATAGAACTCAAATGTGATTATGATTTTCTTATTTTACTTTCCTCACCATCATGGAGAAAATACTACCTCACAGTGAAAAAGCATAACTTGTTCCAGCTGGGAGATGTGTCGTGACTCATATGCTAATTTTCCTCAGCATCCTTGTTGATACTTCTAATTCAACCTTTTTAGGCAAATTAGTAtacatatagattagattacttacagtgtggaaacaggccctttggtccaacaagtccacaccgacccaccacccacccattcccctacacctaacactacaggcaatttagcatggccaattcacctgacctgcacatctttggactgtgggaggaaaccagagcacccagaggaaacccacacagacacggggagaacgtgcaaactccacacagtcagtcacctgagtcaggaattgaacccaggtctctggcgctgtcaggcagcagtgctaaccactgtgccaccgtgctgcccatatctGGAGCAAGAAGAGATTTCAACCCAGCCCCCTGTGGcctagagatagggacactatcaTTCGGCCACAATAACACTTAACAGTTCCCTTGTAGATTTGATTTGCTAatcagcttttttaaaaaagaaagtcAGCTCCCTTGGTGGCAATTCCATTACACAAAACTCAGCTGTGCATGGAACCAAGTTTGAAGAGAAAGCAGAA from Chiloscyllium punctatum isolate Juve2018m chromosome 1, sChiPun1.3, whole genome shotgun sequence includes:
- the pou4f2 gene encoding POU domain, class 4, transcription factor 2, which translates into the protein MMMMMPLNGKQAFGMPPSSSSSLAEPKYSSLHSSPASNLSSSPSSSSGGGGGSSNSSSETMCRVYLPTAPSNIFGGLDESLVGRAEALAAVEIGAASSKSQPFKPDASYHTMNSIPCSSSSASISSHPPALPSHPHHPHPHHPHPHHHSHHPQQPHAHPHHHPHHQQHHPQQQQHPPPQNLDGELLEHMSPGLGLPTITGPDGSAPPPPPHMAAINHMHQAMSLAAAAAAAHGHAHGHGHGLASPHGGLAPGCLGEVDADPRDLEAFAERFKQRRIKLGVTQADVGSALANLKIPGVGSLSQSTICRFESLTLSHNNMIALKPILQAWLEEAEKSHREKLSKPELFNGADKKRKRTSIAAPEKRSLEAYFAIQPRPSSEKIAAIAEKLDLKKNVVRVWFCNQRQKQKRMKYSAGH